The Anopheles merus strain MAF chromosome 2L, AmerM5.1, whole genome shotgun sequence genome has a segment encoding these proteins:
- the LOC121591345 gene encoding SRSF protein kinase 3, whose product MNIKPDTNRHVLTIQAKKKRHKTAKKKAKQQATAVVAAAAAQAAAQAAAQNSNSYSRSGQNYQSAATAGSIGGGAFVGGGSELHEHDDDDDHDDMILGTTSGATAAGMTGGGGGGSAMNDSQHSVSSDGPAELIGRRGSKSAGQPHHHLDTTTSSSNETIEQDGDRDADGYTSEEEEQECREDYCRGGYHPVKLGDLFLQRYHVIRKLGWGHFSTVWLSWDLEEKRYVALKIVKSAQHFSDTAKDEIHILKSITNADPADPKRNKVVQLLNDFRITGVNGTHICMVFEVLGHNLLKLIMKSNYRGIPLANVKSIIRQVLEGLDYLHTKCKIIHTDIKPENVLVCVNESYVRKLACEATEMHAMGCKLPISLISAAPPQFQEQPMSQNMSKAKKKKLKRKAKMQHELIRQQMEHIQQLEFGAPVAVDGASSGSGGLAAGLPLENGTAEGMESGKPLLALAAEGTGGGATLKGVSTAGSNTATGTGTPNSPLERKEAGGEARRLLVNGTGEATTTAGGVGKECVAEAGTPSSGDEERPTLTPSASTLSSPSSSEAASSNNNDDLPGDRKSPTARVHDGDERRERDAKSPEKPSSSSLVTSSSKLDISESVRKILSSVQESKDAAFEVCDIDVKIADLGNACWVDKHFTEDIQTRQYRSLEVIIGAGYDTSADIWSTACMAFELATGDYLFEPFSGKDYCRDDDHIAHIIELLGPIPKRIALSGKNSSHAFNSKGLLKNISGLKPWGLVDVLIEKYEWSDEDAFEFSDFLKPMLDYDPRTRATAADCLRHSWLNH is encoded by the coding sequence ATGAACATAAAACCCGACACGAACCGACACGTACTGACGATACAGGCGAAGAAGAAGCGTCATAAGACGGCGAAGAAGAAGGCGAAACAGCAGGCGACGGcagtggtggcggcggcagcagcgcaGGCGGCGGCGCAGGCAGCGGCGCAGAACAGCAATAGTTACAGCAGGAGCGGCCAGAATTACCAGTCGGCCGCAACGGCGGGCTCCATTGGCGGTGGTGCCTTCGTGGGCGGCGGGTCAGAACTGCACgagcacgacgacgacgacgaccatgACGACATGATCCTGGGCACGACGTCGGGCGCGACAGCGGCGGGCATGactggcggcggtggcggtggatcGGCGATGAACGACAGTCAGCATTCGGTGTCGTCGGACGGGCCGGCGGAGCTGATCGGGCGGCGCGGTTCCAAGTCGGCGGGCCAGCCGCATCACCACCTGGACACGACTACCAGCTCGTCGAACGAGACGATCGAGCAGGACGGGGACCGGGACGCGGACGGCTACACcagcgaggaggaggagcaagAGTGCCGGGAAGACTACTGCCGCGGCGGCTACCATCCGGTGAAGCTGGGCGACCTGTTCCTGCAGCGCTACCACGTGATCCGGAAGCTGGGCTGGGGCCACTTCTCGACCGTGTGGCTCAGCTGGGACCTGGAGGAGAAGCGGTACGTGGCGCTGAAGATCGTCAAGTCGGCGCAACACTTCAGCGACACGGCCAAGGACGAGATACACATCCTGAAGTCGATCACGAACGCGGACCCAGCCGACCCGAAGCGAAACAAGGTGGTGCAGCTGCTGAACGACTTCCGGATAACGGGCGTGAACGGCACGCACATCTGCATGGTGTTCGAGGTGCTCGGGCACAATCTGCTGAAGCTGATCATGAAGTCGAACTACCGGGGCATCCCGCTGGCGAACGTCAAGTCCATCATCCGGCAGGTGCTGGAGGGGCTGGACTACCTGCACACCAAGTGCAAGATCATCCACACCGACATCAAGCCAGAGAACGTGCTGGTGTGCGTGAACGAGAGCTACGTGCGGAAGCTGGCCTGCGAGGCGACGGAGATGCACGCGATGGGCTGCAAGCTGCCGATCTCGCTCATCTCGGCCGCGCCGCCCCAGTTCCAGGAGCAGCCGATGAGCCAGAACATGAGCaaggcgaagaagaagaagctgaaGCGAAAGGCGAAGATGCAGCACGAGCTGATCCGGCAGCAGATGGAGCACATCCAGCAGCTCGAGTTTGGCGCCCCGGTGGCGGTCGATGGAGCTTCCTCCGGCAGTGGCGGGCTGGCGGCCGGTCTGCCGCTGGAAAATGGAACTGCAGAGGGCATGGAGTCCGGTAAGCCGTTGTTGGCACTGGCCGCGGAAggtactggtggtggtgcgacACTGAAGGGTGTTTCGACTGCGGGCAGCAACACAGCCACGGGTACGGGTACGCCCAACTCGCCGCTGGAAAGGAAAGAGGCGGGCGGAGAGGCGCGGCGATTGCTAGTGAACGGTACGGGAGAGGCAACGACTActgctggtggtgttggtaAAGAGTGTGTCGCGGAGGCCGGTACGCCTTCGTCGGGCGATGAGGAACGCCCAACCCTGACACCGTCCGCATCGACGCTCTCCAGCCCATCGAGTAGCGAGGCTGCCTCGTCGAACAACAATGACGACTTGCCGGGTGACCGGAAATCGCCCACGGCCCGCGTGCACGACGGGGACGAGCGGCGGGAGCGCGACGCGAAATCGCCCGAGAAGCCTTCCTCCTCGTCGCTCGTCACGTCGTCATCCAAGCTGGACATCAGCGAGTCGGTGCGGAAGATACTGTCGTCGGTGCAGGAAAGCAAGGATGCGGCGTTCGAGGTGTGCGACATCGACGTGAAGATAGCCGACCTGGGCAACGCGTGCTGGGTGGACAAACACTTCACCGAGGACATTCAGACGCGCCAGTACCGGTCACTGGAGGTCATCATCGGCGCCGGGTACGACACGTCGGCGGACATCTGGAGTACGGCCTGCATGGCGTTCGAGCTGGCCACCGGCGACTACCTGTTCGAGCCGTTCTCGGGCAAGGACTACTGCCGGGACGACGACCACATCGCGCACATCATCGAGCTGCTCGGGCCCATCCCGAAGCGGATCGCGCTGTCCGGCAAGAACTCGAGCCACGCGTTCAACTCGAAGGGCCTGCTGAAGAACATCTCCGGCCTGAAGCCGTGGGGCCTGGTGGACGTGCTGATCGAGAAGTACGAATGGTCGGACGAGGACGCGTTCGAGTTTAGCGACTTCCTCAAGCCGATGCTGGACTACGATCCGCGAACGCGTGCCACCGCCGCCGACTGTTTGCGCCATTCGTGGCTGAACCACTGA